In the bacterium genome, one interval contains:
- a CDS encoding molybdopterin molybdotransferase MoeA, translating to MTLRDAPIPMAQAWQRLAELPLDWGVEEVALEHAAGRILAQDLRADRSFPPFHRVAMDGIAIMGVSLDKGDCVFHAAGIQAAGDPPLTLGDRGDAIEVMTGAVLPSGADTVIPVEELEQVADGIRLRAGARPRPGQNIHTAGSDAQAGALLLGPGAFLHGPALAVAASVGAASLWVRRRPRIAVLATGSELVDVGEQPAPHQIRVSNVTALCAGLQLDGHLPAWSGRCGDERDRLGGTIRDLLARHEVLVLSGGVSMGRCDHVPGLLAELGCRILFHGVRQRPGRPLLAALGPDGQLVTALPGNPVTAVIGLHRYLLPLLRLKEGRPDRVATVRLADTLPWGRPLALFLAATLDSSADGPSLAHPLPGGGSGDLSTLAASRGFLCLEEEGGRWEAGELVPFRPWSAS from the coding sequence ATGACTTTGCGCGACGCCCCCATCCCCATGGCCCAAGCCTGGCAACGCCTGGCGGAGCTGCCGCTGGACTGGGGCGTGGAAGAGGTCGCGCTGGAGCATGCGGCGGGACGGATCCTGGCCCAGGACCTGCGCGCCGACCGCAGTTTTCCCCCTTTTCATCGCGTGGCCATGGACGGCATCGCCATCATGGGCGTCTCCCTGGACAAGGGAGACTGTGTTTTCCACGCGGCCGGCATCCAGGCCGCCGGCGACCCGCCCCTCACACTGGGCGATCGCGGCGATGCGATCGAGGTGATGACGGGCGCCGTGCTGCCGTCGGGTGCGGACACGGTCATCCCGGTGGAGGAGCTGGAGCAGGTGGCAGACGGCATCCGGTTGCGGGCGGGAGCGCGGCCGCGGCCGGGGCAGAACATCCACACCGCCGGCAGCGACGCCCAGGCCGGCGCCCTGCTCCTGGGCCCCGGCGCCTTCCTGCACGGACCGGCCCTGGCGGTGGCCGCCTCGGTGGGCGCCGCCTCGCTTTGGGTGAGGCGACGGCCGCGCATCGCCGTGCTGGCCACGGGCAGTGAACTGGTGGATGTGGGCGAGCAGCCGGCCCCGCACCAGATCCGCGTCTCAAACGTCACGGCCCTGTGCGCCGGCCTGCAACTGGACGGCCATCTCCCCGCCTGGAGCGGACGCTGCGGTGACGAGCGCGACCGGCTGGGCGGCACCATCAGGGACCTGCTGGCGAGACATGAGGTCCTGGTCCTGAGCGGCGGCGTCTCCATGGGGCGCTGCGACCATGTGCCCGGACTCCTGGCGGAGTTGGGCTGCCGCATCCTCTTCCACGGCGTGCGCCAACGACCGGGACGGCCCCTGCTGGCGGCCCTGGGTCCCGATGGACAACTGGTGACGGCCCTGCCCGGCAACCCGGTCACGGCCGTGATCGGCCTGCACCGCTATCTGCTGCCCTTGCTTCGGCTCAAGGAGGGTCGTCCCGATCGGGTCGCCACGGTCCGGCTGGCGGACACCCTGCCCTGGGGCCGGCCCCTGGCGCTCTTCCTGGCGGCCACGCTGGATTCATCAGCGGACGGACCATCGCTGGCGCACCCCCTGCCCGGGGGCGGTTCGGGCGACCTGTCCACCCTGGCTGCCAGCCGGGGCTTTCTCTGCCTGGAGGAGGAGGGAGGGCGTTGGGAGGCGGGCGAGCTGGTTCCCTTCCGGCCGTGGAGCGCGTCATGA
- a CDS encoding radical SAM protein: MNRLVDSHGRRLRKLRVSLTESCNLRCFHCMKEDLPVAPPFAWLPPDELEGIVARLAALGIDQVRLTGGEPTLRPELREIVARLGRLPLRRLGITSNGVLLAPLLPELQAAGLGNLNLSLDSLDAATFARISGSPDHALVLRTLDQAIALGLETKLNVVLFRGLNDHEAPALVRFAEERGVAVRFLELMRIGPDQATNRRYFVSAAETLSLLRREGFRLRRRRAPADATALEYRTADGGRLGFIASETRPFCAACSRLRLSAAGVLRACLMREEGICLRGLADGDWPAVLRQVLAWKPQSRPSHIGQPMVRIGG; the protein is encoded by the coding sequence ATGAACCGGCTGGTGGACTCCCACGGACGGCGTCTGCGCAAACTGCGCGTCTCCCTCACCGAGAGCTGCAACCTCCGTTGCTTCCATTGCATGAAGGAGGACCTGCCTGTCGCGCCGCCCTTCGCCTGGCTCCCTCCCGATGAGCTGGAGGGGATCGTGGCGCGCCTGGCGGCCCTGGGCATCGACCAGGTGCGCCTGACCGGGGGCGAGCCCACCTTGCGGCCGGAATTGCGGGAGATCGTGGCGCGGTTGGGCCGGCTCCCGCTGCGCCGGCTGGGCATCACCAGCAACGGCGTCCTCCTGGCGCCCCTCCTGCCCGAGCTGCAGGCCGCCGGATTGGGCAACCTCAATCTCAGCCTGGACAGCCTGGACGCCGCCACCTTCGCCCGGATCTCCGGTTCGCCGGACCACGCCCTGGTCCTGCGCACCTTGGACCAAGCCATCGCCCTGGGCCTGGAGACCAAGCTCAACGTCGTCCTCTTCCGCGGCCTCAACGACCACGAGGCGCCCGCCCTCGTCCGTTTCGCCGAGGAGCGCGGCGTCGCCGTGCGCTTCCTGGAACTGATGCGCATCGGGCCGGACCAGGCAACCAACCGCCGCTACTTCGTGTCGGCGGCGGAAACCCTTTCCCTGCTGCGGCGCGAGGGCTTCCGGCTGAGGCGCCGGCGTGCTCCGGCCGACGCCACCGCCCTGGAGTATCGCACAGCCGATGGCGGCCGATTGGGCTTCATCGCCTCCGAAACGAGACCCTTCTGTGCCGCCTGCTCCCGACTGCGGCTCTCCGCCGCCGGCGTGTTGCGGGCCTGCCTGATGCGGGAAGAGGGAATTTGCCTGCGCGGACTGGCGGACGGGGACTGGCCCGCGGTCCTGCGCCAGGTCCTGGCCTGGAAACCCCAATCCCGTCCCTCCCACATCGGCCAACCCATGGTCCGCATCGGCGGCTGA